The Altererythrobacter sp. H2 genomic sequence CGTGTTCGTCCAGGCCGAAGTCGAGAGCCGGCAGGAGATTACCGCGTCCGAATGGGAGAAATCGGCCCGATACCGCGTGATCCGCGATGGCCAGGTGGTCGAACAGGTCGAGGTCGAGCGGGCCCAGGACGTTCTACCGCACCACCATGCGTTACAAGCTGACCAACGCCAAGGCGACGCCGGTGGAGGTCGACCTGGTCCAGGCAGGTCTTGGCCAGTACTGGTGGGGCTATGATTACCGGATCGTCAGCGAGGACGTGCCGGGTGAACAGATCAACTTCGACCGGCGCAAATGGATGGTGTCCGTGCCGGCAGAAGGCGAGCGGACGATCCGCGTAACCTACGAAACCCGGTACTGACGGGGCGCGCGGGCCATGCGCCTGATCACTGCCGCCCTGGCCCTGCTGTCGCTGGCAAGCCCGTTGCAGGCGCGCGAGGTGGTGGACGCCTCCGCGCCGCAGGCCATGTCGGTCACGCTCTACCGCGACCCGTCGCGCGGCACGGGCGAGGCGATGAACCGTGACTGGCCGCAAGGCTTCGCGATGATCAGTGAAACCCGCACTGTTACCCTGCCGCCGGGCGAATCGACCGTGCGCTTCGAAGGCGTGGCTGAAGGCATGGTGGGGGTGACCGCGATCGTCACCGGCCTGCCGGGCGGCACGATCGAGATGAACCGCAACGCGGAGCTGCTTTCGCCCGCCGCGCTGGTCAACGGCGCGCTGGGCAACCGGGTCACCATTACCCGCACCAACCCTGCCACCGGCAAGGCGGTGAGCGAAGAGGCGGTCGTCCGCACCCGCGCCGATGGCGGGCTGGTGCTCCAGACCGGGGCCGGGTTCGAGGCGGTGCGCTGCGCCGGCTTGCCCGAGGGGCTGACTTTTGACCGCATTCCCGCAGGGCTTTCCGCCAGCCCGGTGTTCAGCATCGATACCCGCGATGCAGGTGGGGGGACCTATACCGTCACCCTGACCTATCTCGCCTGGGGGTTTGACTGGCAGGCCAACTATGTCGCCACCCTGGCCGAGTCGCGCGACGACGCGAAGGGTGACGGCGAGTTTACGATGCGGCTGCTGAGCTGGCTGACCCTGCTCAACGACAACGGGCAATCATTTCCCGATGCCGAACTGATGGTGATCGCCGGCACGCTCAACGTCACCAGCAATTACCGGGATCTGGCCGAACCGCCGGTGGCCGATCCCCTGCGGCTGACCTGCTACCCGCTGGGGAGCACCGCCGAGGGGTCGGGCATGCCGTTCTACGGGTCCTATCCCCCTCCGCCGCCACCGCCGCCCCCAGCTCCTGCGATGATGGCGGATGCGGCGGAAATCATGGTTACCGGATCGCGGATGAACCGGATCGTCGTGACAGCTCAGAAGGTTCGCACGGCCGAGGAAGAGCAGCTGGGCGATCTCAAGCTTTACCGGGTGCCGTTCCCGGTCACCGTGGCGGCCAAGGGGCTCAAGCAGGTTGCCTTCCTGAGCAAGGACGCGGTGCGGGCGCGCTATCTCTACCGGATCGGGTGCGATCCGTGGGAAAGGTATGCCGCCACCGACGACGTGGGAGACCTGGAACAGGCCGAGGTCCTGCTGGTCACGCGCAACGAGATGAAGAAAGGGCTCGGCGTAGCTCTGCCGCAGGGCGCGATGGCGGTGTTCGAGCCGGGCGCGCTCGGCACCCAGCTGGTCGCCGAAACCGATCTGCGTGACTATCCCGTGGGCCAGGATGTCGAGCTGGAGCTGTCGGACAGTGCACAGGTGTTCAGCCAGTGCGCCTACAACGGGCCGGGTGACCCGCCCGAAGACGGCGCGAAGTGGCGAAGGATGCGGGCCGAGATCAGCAATGCCAATAGCCATCCGGTGCGGGTGCGCGTGGTGCTGGGCGGGGCGGGCGAGATCGAGGCCCGCTGGCCGCGCCGCAAGACCGAGGTCAGGGACGGCGCGCTCGTGGTCGAGGTCACGGTGCCGGCGAACAGGACCGAGCAGTTCGACTGGCAGCTGCGCGAAACCGGCTAGGCAGGGCGCTGAAAGGCCTGTTTAAAAAAGTTCTGTTCCACTCTTGTTCTGCCGGAACAAATGCGATACATCGTCTTTCGTCGATAACGGGCACCAGGCCCTAGGCAAGCGAAGGAGGTCATGCGATGGCTGCGCAACTCAAGCTGGTGGAAGGCAAGGAAGTGAACGCAGAACGGCAGAAGGCGCTCGATGCAGCGCTCGCGCAGATTGACCGTGCATTCGGCAAGGGCTCGGCGATGAAGCTGGGCAGCAAGGAAGCGATGCAGGTGGAGGTAATCCCCACCGGTTCGCTCGGGCTCGACATTGCGCTTGGCGTGGGCGGCTTGCCCAAGGGCCGGGTGATCGAGGTCTATGGCCCGGAAAGCTCCGGCAAGACGACGCTGGCCCTGCATGTGATTGCCGAGGCGCAGAAGGCTGGCGGCACCGCTGCCTTCGTCGATGCCGAGCACGCGCTCGACCCGGTCTATGCCAAGAAGCTGGGGGTCGACATTGACGAGCTGATCGTGTCGCAGCCCGATACCGGCGAACAGGCGCTGGAAATCGTGGATACCCTGGTCCGCTCCAACGCGATCGACGTGCTGGTGGTCGACTCGGTTGCCGCCCTGGTTCCGCGTGCGGAGATCGAGGGCGAAATGGGTGACAGCCATGTCGGCCTCCAGGCCCGCCTGATGAGCCAGAGCCTGCGCAAGCTGACCGGCTCGATCAGCCGCTCCAAGTGCATGGTGATCTTCATCAACCAGCTGCGGATGAAGATCGGCGTGATGTATGGCAACCCGGAAACCACCACCGGCGGCAATGCGCTCAAGTTCTATGCCAGTGTCCGGCTCGACATTCGCCGCACCGGGCAGATCAAGGATCGTGACGAGATCGTCGGCAACGCGACCCGGGTGAAGGTGGTCAAGAACAAGGTGGCCCCTCCGTTCAAACAGGTCGAATTCGACATCATGTATGGTGAAGGCATTTCCAAGATCGGCGAGATCCTCGATCTCGGGGTCAAGGCCGGGGTGGTGGAGAAATCGGGCAGCTGGTTCAGCTACGATTCGATCCGGATCGGCCAGGGGCGCGAGAACGCCAAGCAGTTCCTCAAGGAAAATACCGAACTTTGCGACAAGCTGGAAGCCGCCATCCGCGGCCGAACCGACGTTGTCGCCGAGGAGATGATGGCCGGTCCTGACGCGGAGGACTGAACCATCGCTGCTCAAGCGGGCGCATGATCCCCGTCGCACTGGCGGGCGCGCCCGGGAAAACGGAAAACCGGCGTGATGGCGAGCTTCGCCACGCGCCGGTTTTTCTTGTCCGGCGGGCCTGCCCCCGCCCCGCACGCCGTCCGCCCGGACATCTTCCGCCCCAGCCGCATGTCGTCTGCCCCTGAGATCTACCGCCCCCGACGTCATGCGCCTCGGCGGATCCCGTGCCGGGCGCCCCGTTGGTGAGCCGCATCCTTGCCTCCGCTTCGGACCATTGTCGACCCCCGTCGGCTTGCCAACCCCTTGATTGCCGGTATGCTTTGCCGCGAGAACGCCCCCGGGTTCGCAACAAAGGGCAAGGCAGTGACGGACAAGAACGAGTGGCAGGGCCGGGTCGGCCAGAACTGGGCGGCCGAGTGGCGCCGCACCGATCGCAGCTTCACCGGCCTGACCGATGTCCTGCTCAACCGCGCCAGCGCCCGCCCGTTTCGCCGGGCGCTCGATGTCGGCTGTGGTGCCGGCGAACTCTCGCTGGCCCTGGCCCGCGGCCATGCCGGCGCGGAAGTGGTCGGCCTCGACATCAGCCCTGACCTGATCGCGGTCGCGCGGGAACGCAGCGGCTATCTCGGCAACGTGTTCTTCGACGAGGGCGATGCGTCGCACTGGCAACTGCCCGGCTATGCCCCTGACCTGATTGCCTCCCGCCACGGTGTGATGTTCTTTGACCGGCCGGTCGCAGCCTTCGCCCATCTCCTGGCCATGGCCGCCCCCGGCGCGAGACTGGTCTATTCCTGCTTCCGCGATGTGTCGGAGAATCCCTGGGCCGACCGGGTCATCTCGCTCCTCCCGCCCGAGGCGGTCGTTCCGATCGACCCGCTGACCCCCGGGCCGTTCGCAATGGCTGACCCGGTCCAGGTCGAAGGCATACTGGCCGAGGCTGGCTGGCAGGAGATCCGGCTGGAACCGGTCGACTTCGCTTTCATCCTGGGGGGCGGGGAGAACCCGCTGGAGGATGCGGTCTCCTACATGCTCACGATCGGGCCCGCCGCGCGCGCCGCCCGGATGCTGCCGGACGAGGATCGCGCCAACTTCATCGGCCGTCTGCGCCGCTTCCTGGCCAACAATGTCGAGGGCGGGCTGATCGCCTTGCGAGCAGGGGCATGGATCGTTTCGGCACAAAAGGCGTTGTAATCGGTTGCGCCGTTCTCAGACACCCGCTTAATCCGCTTGTCGCACGCGCGGCTTGTGCCTAATTCGCGGGGCATGACGTCCACCAACGAAATCCGCCGCAGCTTCCTCGATTATTTCGGCAAGGCTGGCCATGCCGTGCGCCCGAGTGCGCCGCTGGTTCCCTACAGCGATCCCACGCTGATGTTCGTCAACGCGGGGATGGTGCCGTTCAAGAACATGTTCACCGGGCTGGAAACCCCGCCCGCACCCACGGCCACCAGCAGCCAGAAGTGTGTCCGCGCCGGGGGCAAGCACAACGATCTCGACAATGTCGGCTACACCGCCCGGCATCACACCTTCTTCGAGATGCTCGGCAACTTCTCGTTCGGGGACTATTTCAAGGAACAGGCGATCCTCCATGCCTGGACCCTGCTGACCCGCGAATGGGGTCTGCCGGCCGACAAGCTCACCGCCACTGTCTATCACACCGATGACGAGGCGTTCGATCTGTGGCGCAAGATTGCCGGGCTGCCGGAGGAGCGGATCATCCGCATCCCGACCAGCGACAACTTCTGGTCGATGGGCGATACCGGCCCCTGCGGCCCGTGCAGCGAGATTTTCTACGACCACGGCGACCATATCCCCGGCGGCCCTCCGGGCAGCCCGGACGAGGACGGCGACCGGTTCATCGAGATCTGGAACCTGGTGTTCATGCAGTTCGAGCAGGCCGCCGACGGCAGCCGCACCGACCTGCCCAAGCCCTCGATCGATACCGGCATGGGCCTCGAACGCATCGCCGCCGTGATGCAGGGCGTGCACGACAACTATGATACCGACACCTTCCGCGCGCTGGTCGCTGCCAGCGAGAGCCTGACCGGTGTCGCCGCGCAGGGCGAGCAGCGCGCCAGCCACCGCGTGATTGCCGACCACCTGCGCTCGACCAGCTTCCTGATGGCCGACGGGGTGCTGCCCTCCAACGAAGGGCGCGGCTATGTGCTGCGCCGGATCATGCGCCGCGCCATGCGCCACGCGCACCTGCTGGGGGCGAAGGATCCGCTGATGCACCGCCTGGTGCCGTCACTGGTGGCCGAGATGGGGCAGGCCTATCCTGAACTCCAGCGCGGGCAGGCCCTGATCGAGGAAGTGCTGGAGCGCGAGGAAACCCAGTTCCGCCGCACGCTGGAGAAGGGCCTCGGCCTGCTCGACGAGGCGACCGGCACCATGGGCGGAGGCGACAGCCTCGACGGCGAAACCGCTTTCCGGCTCTATGACACCTACGGCTTCCCTTATGATCTGACCGAAGACGCGTTGCGGGCGCGCGGGATCGGGGTGGACAAGGCCGGGTTCGATGCGGCGATGGCGCGCCAGAAGGCGGCAGCGCGCGCAGCGTGGAAGGGCTCCGGCCAGGCGGCTGACAGCGAAGTCTGGTTCGATCTCGCCGAGCGTGAGGGCGGCACCGAGTTTACCGGATATGCCGCCACCGAAGGCGAAGGCCGGGTGGTGGCACTGGTGCGGGACGGCAGCGAGGTCCAGCAGGCCAGCGCGGGCGAGAGCGTGGTGGTGCTGACCAACCAGACCCCGTTCTACGGCGAAAGCGGCGGCCAGACCGGCGATGTCGGCGCGATTTCGAACAACGAAGGCCTGCGCCTGTCGGTCTCCGATACCTCCAAGCCATTGGGCCGCCTCCATGCGCATCATGCCACCGTGGAAGCGGGCACGATCCGCGTGGGCGATACCGTGCGGCTGGTGGTCGACGTCGAACGGCGTGACCGGATCCGGGCGAACCATTCGGCCACCCACCTGGTCCATGCCGCGCTGCGGGGCCGCCTCGGCAGCCATGTGACGCAGAAGGGATCGCTGGTAGCGGAAGAACGCCTGCGGTTCGACTTCTCGCACCCCAAGCCGCTCTCGGCGGAGGACATCGCCGCGATCGAGGCTGAAGTGAACGCGGAAATCCGCGCCAACGAGCAGGTCGTGACCCGCCTGATGAGCCCGGACGATGCGGTGGAAGCCGGCGCGCTGGCCCTGTTTGGCGAAAAATACGGCGAGGAAGTGCGCGTGCTGTCGATGGGCCGCAAGGGCACCCAGGCAGACGGGGCCGAGCGGACCTATTCGGTCGAGCTGTGCGGCGGCACACACGTGCGCGCCACCGGCGATATCGGCCTGTTCCGGATCGTTTCGGAAAGCGCGGTGTCCAGCGGCGTGCGCCGGATCGAGGCGCTGACCGGAGAGGCCGCGCGCCAGTGGCTGGTCGGCCGCGAAGAGGCTCTGAAGGCCGTGGCGGGGACGATCAAGGCCTCGCCTGACGAGGTCGAGGCCCGGGTTGCCGCGCTGGTGGAGGAACGCAAGCGGCTCGAACGCGAGCTGGCCGAGGCAAGGCGCGCGCTGGCGCTGGGCGGCGGCGGTGGCGCTGCTGGTGCGCCCGCTGAAGAGACAGTGGCCGGGGTCAGCTTCTCGGGCCAGGTCTATGACGGGCTGGACGCAAAGGAACTGCGCGGCCTGCTTGACGAGGCCAAGAAGCGGATCGGTTCGGGCGTGGCGGCGGCGGTGGCGGTGAATGACGGGCGCGCCGCCATTGCGGTGGCGGTGACGGACGACCTGACCGGGCGATTCGATGCGGTGGCGCTGGTGCGCGCCGGGGTCGAGGCGCTGGGCGGCAAGGGCGGCGGCGGGCGCGCGGACATGGCCCAGGGCGGCGGCCCCGAGGCGGGCAAGGCGGCCGAAGCCGTGGCTGCGGTCAAGGCGGCGATGGAGACCGTTGCCGCCTAAGGCGCAGCAGCGGGATCCGGCCTGACCGTGCCTGAGCGCAGCTTGGGGCGGTAATCGAGTTCGCCATCCCGCTCGATCTGGGCGCGGAATTCGTCACGCTTCTCGTGAATCGAGGCGATCACCGGGCCGACCGCCACCCCGATATCGGTGAGCACCGCTTCGGACAGTTGGAGCGAGCTTTCCAGCGTTTCCGGCACGGCATGGCTGGCCCCGGCGCGGTAGAGCGCGGCGGCGTGCTGCAGGTCGCGCGCGCGGGCCACGATCAGCAGGTCCGGATGCTCCTTGCGCAGTCTGGAGACCAGCCGCTGTGCCAGCACCGGTTCGTCCATGGTCAGGACCACCGCCTGCGCCTGCCCGATGCCGAGGCGGCTGAGTGTGTCGAGCCGGCTGGCATCGCCGAACTGCGCCCGGAACCCGTCCCGCCGCGCCCGTTCGGTGAGCTCCGGATTGGAATCGATCGCGAGGTAGGGGCGGTTGTGGGTGGCGAGCATCTCCGCCACCATCTGTCCGACCCGGCCGATTCCGAGGATGATGACGCGCTGCTCTTCCTCATCTAAGGCCAGATCGGGCGCTGCATCGATCCGTCTGGCAACGGACCGGCCCAGCCTGGCCAGCAGCGGGGTGACGGTCAGCCCGATCGCAGTGACGATCTGCCAGAATTGTGCGGTGCCGGGCTGGATCAGTAAGGCGGCGCTGGCCGCAGCAAGGATAATCAGGGTGTCTTCTGAAGGACTGGCCATCAGGATGCCGGTCTCGGCGGCCGTGCTGCGCCGCGCGCCCATCATTCTGAGCAGGACCATGGTCACGACTGCCTTGAAAAACAGCACGAGGACGACAGCCACCAGGATCGAGTCAAGGTTGGCAATCACCACTGCAAGGTCGATGCTCATCCCTATCGTGATCAGGAATACGCCGAGGGCAAGCCCCTTGAACGGCTCCATGATTGCAGCGACTTCCGGCGAATAATCCGTCTCGGCGATCAGAACGCCAGCAATCAGTGCACCCACGATTGGCGACAGTCCTACCGCTGCGGTCGCCAAGCTGGCGCCGATCACCACCAGAAGCGCAGCTGACAGGAAAAGCTCCGGGCTTTTGGTCCTGGCGGCGAGACCGAACAGCTTTGGCAGGCCTAGCCAGCCGATCAGCAGCAGGGCCGCGATCACGGCTCCGCCCATCCACAACGTTTCGATCAGCCCGCCCCACCCGTCGGCCTTAGCATGGGGCGCCATGGCGCCGAGGATGAAGATGATCGGCACCAGCGCGATGCCTTCGAACAGCAGCATCGACAGGGCAGCACGGCCGACAGGGGAGGTAGTGCCGGAAATTGGCAGGACAATTGCGGTCGAAGAGAACGCCAGGGCAAACCCCAGCGCCAGCGCGCCGGTCCAGTACTGTCCCAGCATGGCCAGTACTGCCGCCAGAACGGTCCCGGCGACCAGCACCTCTAGCGCGCCGAGGCCGAAGACATAGCGCCGCAATTGCCATAGTCGGCTGAACGAGAGCTCCAGCCCGATCGCGAAAAGCAGCAGGATGATGCCAAAGTCGGCAAAGGGCTTCAGCCCGTCCGGGTCGGTTATCGTGATGTGGGTGAGCCAGGGGTGGTCGAACACCATCTTGCCGAGGCCATAGGGGCCGACCGCCACGCCGATCAGGATGAACCCGATCACCGGGGTGATGCGGAACCGCGCAAACAGCGGGATCACGATCCCCGCCGCGCCGAGAATCACCAGGGCGTCGGACAGCATCGGGGTGGGTGCGAGTTCTCCGGCCATGACCGGACCTTAGACGGCACTTCGCGGCGATGCCAACCGCTATACCCGCTTCAACGCAAAGCCCCCGGCAGATGGCTGCCGGGGGCTCTGGTATGCATCGCTGCAAAGGTCGGTCAGGCCTGGCTGGCCATTTCCTTTTCGAGGTTCTGCACGATTGCCTCGAAGAACTGTTCGGTGGTCATCCAGCTCTGTTCCGGGCCGATCAGCAGCGCGAGGTCCTTGGTCATGTGGCCGCGCTCGACCGTCTCGATGCAGACCCGCTCCAGCGTTTCGGCGAAGCGGACCACCTCGGGCGTCTCGTCGAACTTGCCGCGATACATCAGGCCGCGGGTCCAGGCGAAGATGCTGGCGATCGGGTTGGTGCTGGTTGCCTTGCCCTGCTGGTGCTGGCGATAGTGGCGGGTGACGGTGCCGTGCGCCGCTTCCGCCTCGATCGTCTTGCCGTCCGGGCTCATCAGGACCGAGGTCATCAGGCCGAGCGAGCCGAACCCTTGTGCGACGGTGTCCGACTGGACGTCGCCGTCGTAGTTCTTGCATGCCCACACGAACTTGCCGCTCCACTTGAGGGCGGAGGCGACCATGTCGTCAATCAGGCGGTGTTCGTAGACAATCCCGGCGGCCTTGAACTTCTCGGCAAAGCCTTCGCTGTCGAACACTTCCTGGAACAGATCCTTGAAGCGTCCGTCATAGGCCTTGAGGATGGTGTTCTTGGTCGAAAGGTACACCGGCCAGCCGAGGTTGAGGCCGTAGTTGAAGCTGGCGCGGGCAAAATCGCGGATCGAATCGTCCAGGTTGTACATCGCCATGGCGACGCCCGCGCTGGGGAAGTCGAACACGTCGAGGTCGATCTTGGTGCCGTCCTCGCCGTCGAACACCAGCCGCAGCTTGCCCGGGCCGGGAATCAGCGTGTCGGTGGCCTTGTACTGGTCACCGAAGGCATGGCGGCCGACGACAATGGGATCGGTCCAGCCCGGCACCAGCCGGGGCACGTTTTCGATCACGATCGGTTCGCGGAAGACCACGCCGCCCAGGATGTTGCGGATGGTCCCGTTGGGGCTCTTCCACATCTGCTTGAGGTTGAATTCCTCCACCCGCTGCTCGTCCGGGGTAATGGTCGCACACTTCACGCCCACGCCGTACTGCTTGATCGCATTGGCGGAATCGACGGTAATCTGGTCGTTCGTCTCGTCCCGCTTCTCGACCGAGAGGTCGTAGTACTTCAGGTCGATGTCGAGATAGGGCAGGATCAGCCGCTCGCGGATCCATTGCCAGATGATCCGCGTCATCTCGTCGCCGTCGAGTTCGACGACCGGGTTCTTGACCTTGATTTTCTGCATGGGTTCCCCGTTGCCTGCTGGAAATGGTTGGCGGCGCTTTAGCAGAGGAGGGCGGGCACGCAAGGGCACGCAAGGGAGGGCGCATTCGCCTTTCGCAGTCTTGCCAATCGGGACCGCCCGCGCCATATGCGCAGCGGGAGTCGGGTGGACGTTCGCGTCCGCCAACCTGGTCAGGTCCGGAAGGAAGCAGCCACAACGGATGGCAGCGGGTCGCCCGGCTCCTTTTTCTTGCAGCTTTCCGGGGGGAGGGCGCACGTGTTTGCCAGAATGCGCCCGTTGATCGGCCAGACCGGCGTCGTGCTGGTTATCCTCACCCTGCTTGCCGCAATCGGCGCACTGGGCGCAGCGACCATTGGCGCGTCGCTGGTGATGATCCCGATCATCGGCCTGATCGGCGTGCTGCTGCCGTTCCCGACCTTGTTGTTATACCTGCTCGCGATCCTGGCGCTCTATCTCTTGCTGCTGCCGGTTCTGCGCAAACTGCTGCGGAGCCCGCGCGGCTGGCACCAGCCTGCTCTGGCCGGGTTCGCCACGATTGCCGTTTTCAGCGCGAGCTACGCGGTTGCCGCGCAATGGAACGCGGCGGCGGGGGTGGCAGACCTTGCCCCGGAACCTCCGCTCGCGCCATTGGAGATCGCTCCGGGTGGAACCCTGGCCCTGATCGGCCAGGCACCGATATTCCCGGATCGCCCCTGCAACACCGCCTGCCTGACGCTGCTGCTGGAAGGCGGAGTGGAAACGCTGCTGATTGCGGAAGCGAAGGCGCGCCCGTATCCGGAACAGCCCGTTCCCGGATATGCGCTGCGCTTCAACGAGCAGGGGCGCGAATGCCTGCGCGGCAAGTCCTACTATACGATGATGGTGGGTGCCAGCGATGCCGAGCGTCGGCGGGAATTTCGAAACGGTTTTGGCGGCAACCTTGAATACGAGCTGATCGAATGTCTGGTTATCGAGGAGGTCATGATTGACCCGCTCGCGCAGCCCACGGTCGTGAACTGGGAGCAGCCGGATTATGTCGAGCCCGCCAGTGACCGGCCCGGAATGCTGGATTCCTCGCAGGTGCAGGCGGTGATTGCCGTGGGTGCCGACGGAAAGCCGCAGGTCACGTCGCGCCAGGGCAAGGACGGCAATCGCTATCTCGCGCCGCTGGCGATCTGGCCCTATGCCGGCAATGCCAGCGTGGGCGGGCGGTTCGAGCCGAGCCTGTGGCTGGAGCGGTTTCGCACCATCCCCTATACCGAGAGTCGGGGCGGCGGCTGGTGGCCCCTGATCGCAGGCAGCGAGGCGATGATCGACCGCACGGTGGCCTGGCTCGAGGAAGTGACCATCCGCGAAAACTACACCGAGTGGATGAAGCGGACGGGGCGCGACAAGGCGCAGCCCCGGCCAGGCGAAACCCCCGGTCCGGCGCAATAGCGGCGGACAACCGGCGCAAGTGTTCGACAGCGGGGCTTCGCGCTCCTAGATTGCGCTGCATGGGTGATTCACCGGACAGCGATACCCCGCCCTGGCTTGAGGGCGCAGGGGAAGAGACGCCGAAGCCGACAGCCGCAGAGCTGGAGGCGGCGGGGCAGAGCGCCCTGTTCGGCGATCCGGCTCCTGCACCGCAGCCTGCTGCTGCGGCGGTACCGGCCACTGCGCCGGCCCCCACGCCGGCCCCCGCATCGGCTCCTGCGTCGCAACCCTATCGCGTTCTCGCCCGCAAGTACCGCCCGCAGACCTTCAGCCAGCTGATCGGGCAGGATGCCATGGTCCAGACTCTGGCCAATGCCATCCGGCGGGACCGGCTGGCCCACGCTTTCCTGATGACCGGTGTGCGCGGGGTCGGCAAGACCAGCACCGCGCGCCTGATAGCCAA encodes the following:
- a CDS encoding DUF4139 domain-containing protein; its protein translation is MRLITAALALLSLASPLQAREVVDASAPQAMSVTLYRDPSRGTGEAMNRDWPQGFAMISETRTVTLPPGESTVRFEGVAEGMVGVTAIVTGLPGGTIEMNRNAELLSPAALVNGALGNRVTITRTNPATGKAVSEEAVVRTRADGGLVLQTGAGFEAVRCAGLPEGLTFDRIPAGLSASPVFSIDTRDAGGGTYTVTLTYLAWGFDWQANYVATLAESRDDAKGDGEFTMRLLSWLTLLNDNGQSFPDAELMVIAGTLNVTSNYRDLAEPPVADPLRLTCYPLGSTAEGSGMPFYGSYPPPPPPPPPAPAMMADAAEIMVTGSRMNRIVVTAQKVRTAEEEQLGDLKLYRVPFPVTVAAKGLKQVAFLSKDAVRARYLYRIGCDPWERYAATDDVGDLEQAEVLLVTRNEMKKGLGVALPQGAMAVFEPGALGTQLVAETDLRDYPVGQDVELELSDSAQVFSQCAYNGPGDPPEDGAKWRRMRAEISNANSHPVRVRVVLGGAGEIEARWPRRKTEVRDGALVVEVTVPANRTEQFDWQLRETG
- the recA gene encoding recombinase RecA, with translation MAAQLKLVEGKEVNAERQKALDAALAQIDRAFGKGSAMKLGSKEAMQVEVIPTGSLGLDIALGVGGLPKGRVIEVYGPESSGKTTLALHVIAEAQKAGGTAAFVDAEHALDPVYAKKLGVDIDELIVSQPDTGEQALEIVDTLVRSNAIDVLVVDSVAALVPRAEIEGEMGDSHVGLQARLMSQSLRKLTGSISRSKCMVIFINQLRMKIGVMYGNPETTTGGNALKFYASVRLDIRRTGQIKDRDEIVGNATRVKVVKNKVAPPFKQVEFDIMYGEGISKIGEILDLGVKAGVVEKSGSWFSYDSIRIGQGRENAKQFLKENTELCDKLEAAIRGRTDVVAEEMMAGPDAED
- a CDS encoding class I SAM-dependent methyltransferase, giving the protein MTDKNEWQGRVGQNWAAEWRRTDRSFTGLTDVLLNRASARPFRRALDVGCGAGELSLALARGHAGAEVVGLDISPDLIAVARERSGYLGNVFFDEGDASHWQLPGYAPDLIASRHGVMFFDRPVAAFAHLLAMAAPGARLVYSCFRDVSENPWADRVISLLPPEAVVPIDPLTPGPFAMADPVQVEGILAEAGWQEIRLEPVDFAFILGGGENPLEDAVSYMLTIGPAARAARMLPDEDRANFIGRLRRFLANNVEGGLIALRAGAWIVSAQKAL
- the alaS gene encoding alanine--tRNA ligase; this encodes MTSTNEIRRSFLDYFGKAGHAVRPSAPLVPYSDPTLMFVNAGMVPFKNMFTGLETPPAPTATSSQKCVRAGGKHNDLDNVGYTARHHTFFEMLGNFSFGDYFKEQAILHAWTLLTREWGLPADKLTATVYHTDDEAFDLWRKIAGLPEERIIRIPTSDNFWSMGDTGPCGPCSEIFYDHGDHIPGGPPGSPDEDGDRFIEIWNLVFMQFEQAADGSRTDLPKPSIDTGMGLERIAAVMQGVHDNYDTDTFRALVAASESLTGVAAQGEQRASHRVIADHLRSTSFLMADGVLPSNEGRGYVLRRIMRRAMRHAHLLGAKDPLMHRLVPSLVAEMGQAYPELQRGQALIEEVLEREETQFRRTLEKGLGLLDEATGTMGGGDSLDGETAFRLYDTYGFPYDLTEDALRARGIGVDKAGFDAAMARQKAAARAAWKGSGQAADSEVWFDLAEREGGTEFTGYAATEGEGRVVALVRDGSEVQQASAGESVVVLTNQTPFYGESGGQTGDVGAISNNEGLRLSVSDTSKPLGRLHAHHATVEAGTIRVGDTVRLVVDVERRDRIRANHSATHLVHAALRGRLGSHVTQKGSLVAEERLRFDFSHPKPLSAEDIAAIEAEVNAEIRANEQVVTRLMSPDDAVEAGALALFGEKYGEEVRVLSMGRKGTQADGAERTYSVELCGGTHVRATGDIGLFRIVSESAVSSGVRRIEALTGEAARQWLVGREEALKAVAGTIKASPDEVEARVAALVEERKRLERELAEARRALALGGGGGAAGAPAEETVAGVSFSGQVYDGLDAKELRGLLDEAKKRIGSGVAAAVAVNDGRAAIAVAVTDDLTGRFDAVALVRAGVEALGGKGGGGRADMAQGGGPEAGKAAEAVAAVKAAMETVAA
- a CDS encoding cation:proton antiporter, which codes for MAGELAPTPMLSDALVILGAAGIVIPLFARFRITPVIGFILIGVAVGPYGLGKMVFDHPWLTHITITDPDGLKPFADFGIILLLFAIGLELSFSRLWQLRRYVFGLGALEVLVAGTVLAAVLAMLGQYWTGALALGFALAFSSTAIVLPISGTTSPVGRAALSMLLFEGIALVPIIFILGAMAPHAKADGWGGLIETLWMGGAVIAALLLIGWLGLPKLFGLAARTKSPELFLSAALLVVIGASLATAAVGLSPIVGALIAGVLIAETDYSPEVAAIMEPFKGLALGVFLITIGMSIDLAVVIANLDSILVAVVLVLFFKAVVTMVLLRMMGARRSTAAETGILMASPSEDTLIILAAASAALLIQPGTAQFWQIVTAIGLTVTPLLARLGRSVARRIDAAPDLALDEEEQRVIILGIGRVGQMVAEMLATHNRPYLAIDSNPELTERARRDGFRAQFGDASRLDTLSRLGIGQAQAVVLTMDEPVLAQRLVSRLRKEHPDLLIVARARDLQHAAALYRAGASHAVPETLESSLQLSEAVLTDIGVAVGPVIASIHEKRDEFRAQIERDGELDYRPKLRSGTVRPDPAAAP
- a CDS encoding NADP-dependent isocitrate dehydrogenase, encoding MQKIKVKNPVVELDGDEMTRIIWQWIRERLILPYLDIDLKYYDLSVEKRDETNDQITVDSANAIKQYGVGVKCATITPDEQRVEEFNLKQMWKSPNGTIRNILGGVVFREPIVIENVPRLVPGWTDPIVVGRHAFGDQYKATDTLIPGPGKLRLVFDGEDGTKIDLDVFDFPSAGVAMAMYNLDDSIRDFARASFNYGLNLGWPVYLSTKNTILKAYDGRFKDLFQEVFDSEGFAEKFKAAGIVYEHRLIDDMVASALKWSGKFVWACKNYDGDVQSDTVAQGFGSLGLMTSVLMSPDGKTIEAEAAHGTVTRHYRQHQQGKATSTNPIASIFAWTRGLMYRGKFDETPEVVRFAETLERVCIETVERGHMTKDLALLIGPEQSWMTTEQFFEAIVQNLEKEMASQA